One genomic region from Harpia harpyja isolate bHarHar1 chromosome 1, bHarHar1 primary haplotype, whole genome shotgun sequence encodes:
- the SLC6A20 gene encoding sodium- and chloride-dependent transporter XTRP3 isoform X2, which yields MLIAEGMPLLYLELAVGQRMRRGSIGAWKIISPYLCGVGVASVVVSFFLSMYYNVINAWAFWYLFHSFQDPLPWATCPLNSNRTGYEEECEKASSTQYFWYRQTLNISPSLEASGNVQWEQALCLTLAWLVVYLCILRGTESTGKVVYVTASLPYCVLIIYLIRGLTLHGAVNGLVYMFTPKLEQLSNPKTWISAATQIFFSLGLGFGSLIAFASYNEPTNNCERHAIIVSLINSTTSIFASIVTFSIYGFKATFNYERCINKVILLLLNAFDLEEGSLTADNLNEMKDYLMATHPQEYAQLSPQLKNCSLEAELDTAVQGTGLAFIVYSEAIKNMEVPQLYSVLYFVMLLMLGIGSMLGNTAAILTPLTDSRVIATRFPKEVISGVVCFVNCVISLIFTMEAGNYWFDIFNDYAATLSLLLIVLVETIAVCYIYGIRRFEKDLYTMIGRKPNCYWKIMWAFASPLLIISLFIFYLTDYILTGTLQYQAWDATQGQLVTKDYPSYALAVIGLLVAASTMCIPLGALVTFIRKRLKRERVSTVA from the exons ATGCTGATAGCTGAGGGAATGCCGCTACTCTACTTGGAGCTGGCTGTGGGGCAGCGCATGCGTCGGGGCAGCATCGGTGCCTGGAAAATAATAAGCCCCTACCTCTGCGGCGTCG GTGTTGCCAGTGTCGTTGtctccttcttcctctccatGTACTACAATGTGATAAATGCCTGGGCCTTCTGGTACCTCTTCCACTCCTTCCAG gacCCCTTGCCATGGGCCACCTGCCCCCTGAACAGCAACCGCACTGGCTATGAGGAGGAGTGTGAGAAGGCGTCGTCCACCCAGTACTTCTGGTACCGGCAGACCCTGAACATCTCTCCGTCGCTGGAGGCCAGTGGGAACGTGCAGTGGGAGCAGGCACTCTGCCTGACACTGGCCTGGCTGGTGGTCTACCTCTGCATCCTCCGTGGCACTGAGTCCACCGGCAAG gtTGTCTATGTAACAGCCTCTTTGCCATACTGTGTTCTCATCATATACCTCATCAGAGGATTAACACTTCATGGAGCTGTGAACGGGCTTGTCTACATGTTCACACCAAAG CTGGAGCAGCTGTCGAACCCTAAGACATGGATCAGTGCAGCCACGCAGATCTTCTTCTCGCTGGGCCTAGGCTTCGGGAGCCTCATTGCATTTGCCAGCTACAATGAGCCCACCAACAACTGCGAGAGGCACGCCATCATCGTCTCGTTGATCAACAGCACCACATCCATATTTGCCAGCATTGTAACTTTCTCCATCTATGGCTTCAAGGCGACGTTTAACTACGAAAGATGTATAAACAA GgtgatcctgctgctgctgaatgctTTCGACCTGGAGGAAGGCTCTTTAACAGCAGACAACCTCAACGAGATGAAAGACTACCTCATGGCCACCCACCCACAGGAATATGCCCAATTATCGCCACAGCTTAAAAACTGCAGCTTGGAAGCTGAACTAGATACG GCTGTCCAGGGGACAGGACTAGCATTTATAGTCTATTCTGAAGCGATCAAAAACATGGAGGTGCCCCAGCTGTACTCTGTCCTCTACTTCGTCATGCTGCTGATGCTGGGCATCGGCAGCATGCTGGGAAACACTGCCGCTATCCTCACGCCGCTGACTGACAGCAGGGTCATCGCCACCCGCTTCCCCAAGGAGGTGATCTCAG GTGTTGTGTGTTTCGTTAACTGTGTGATCAGCCTAATCTTCACCATGGAGGCCGGAAATTATTGGTTTGACATATTCAATGACTACGCAGCCACCCTCTCACTGCTGCTCATCGTGCTGGTAGAAACCATTGCTGTGTGTTATATCTATGGGATAAGAAG atttgaGAAAGATCTTTACACCATGATTGGACGCAAGCCAAACTGCTACTGGAAAATTATGTGGGCTTTTGCTAGTCCTTTGCTAATTATAAGCCTATTTATATTTTACCTCACTGACTATATCCTCACAGGAACGCTACAATACCAAGCGTGGGATGCCACACAG GGGCAGCTGGTGACAAAGGATTACCCAAGCTACGCCCTAGCCGTGATTGGGCTGCTGGTGGCGGCATCCACCATGTGCATACCCCTGGGAGCACTAGTAACTTTTATAAGGAAGAGACTGAAGAGGGAAAGGGTTTCAACTGTTGCGTGA
- the SLC6A20 gene encoding sodium- and chloride-dependent transporter XTRP3 isoform X1, with product MEKSRPLWDNPLQFVFACISYAVGLGNVWRFPYLCQMYGGGGFLIPYFIMLIAEGMPLLYLELAVGQRMRRGSIGAWKIISPYLCGVGVASVVVSFFLSMYYNVINAWAFWYLFHSFQDPLPWATCPLNSNRTGYEEECEKASSTQYFWYRQTLNISPSLEASGNVQWEQALCLTLAWLVVYLCILRGTESTGKVVYVTASLPYCVLIIYLIRGLTLHGAVNGLVYMFTPKLEQLSNPKTWISAATQIFFSLGLGFGSLIAFASYNEPTNNCERHAIIVSLINSTTSIFASIVTFSIYGFKATFNYERCINKVILLLLNAFDLEEGSLTADNLNEMKDYLMATHPQEYAQLSPQLKNCSLEAELDTAVQGTGLAFIVYSEAIKNMEVPQLYSVLYFVMLLMLGIGSMLGNTAAILTPLTDSRVIATRFPKEVISGVVCFVNCVISLIFTMEAGNYWFDIFNDYAATLSLLLIVLVETIAVCYIYGIRRFEKDLYTMIGRKPNCYWKIMWAFASPLLIISLFIFYLTDYILTGTLQYQAWDATQGQLVTKDYPSYALAVIGLLVAASTMCIPLGALVTFIRKRLKRERVSTVA from the exons ATGGAGAAATCCCGGCCGCTATGGGACAATCCTCTGCAGTTTGTTTTTGCCTGCATTTCCTATGCCGTAGGGCTGGGAAATGTGTGGAGGTTTCCATACTTATGTCAGATGTACGGAGGAG GTGGCTTTTTGATCCCATATTTTATCATGCTGATAGCTGAGGGAATGCCGCTACTCTACTTGGAGCTGGCTGTGGGGCAGCGCATGCGTCGGGGCAGCATCGGTGCCTGGAAAATAATAAGCCCCTACCTCTGCGGCGTCG GTGTTGCCAGTGTCGTTGtctccttcttcctctccatGTACTACAATGTGATAAATGCCTGGGCCTTCTGGTACCTCTTCCACTCCTTCCAG gacCCCTTGCCATGGGCCACCTGCCCCCTGAACAGCAACCGCACTGGCTATGAGGAGGAGTGTGAGAAGGCGTCGTCCACCCAGTACTTCTGGTACCGGCAGACCCTGAACATCTCTCCGTCGCTGGAGGCCAGTGGGAACGTGCAGTGGGAGCAGGCACTCTGCCTGACACTGGCCTGGCTGGTGGTCTACCTCTGCATCCTCCGTGGCACTGAGTCCACCGGCAAG gtTGTCTATGTAACAGCCTCTTTGCCATACTGTGTTCTCATCATATACCTCATCAGAGGATTAACACTTCATGGAGCTGTGAACGGGCTTGTCTACATGTTCACACCAAAG CTGGAGCAGCTGTCGAACCCTAAGACATGGATCAGTGCAGCCACGCAGATCTTCTTCTCGCTGGGCCTAGGCTTCGGGAGCCTCATTGCATTTGCCAGCTACAATGAGCCCACCAACAACTGCGAGAGGCACGCCATCATCGTCTCGTTGATCAACAGCACCACATCCATATTTGCCAGCATTGTAACTTTCTCCATCTATGGCTTCAAGGCGACGTTTAACTACGAAAGATGTATAAACAA GgtgatcctgctgctgctgaatgctTTCGACCTGGAGGAAGGCTCTTTAACAGCAGACAACCTCAACGAGATGAAAGACTACCTCATGGCCACCCACCCACAGGAATATGCCCAATTATCGCCACAGCTTAAAAACTGCAGCTTGGAAGCTGAACTAGATACG GCTGTCCAGGGGACAGGACTAGCATTTATAGTCTATTCTGAAGCGATCAAAAACATGGAGGTGCCCCAGCTGTACTCTGTCCTCTACTTCGTCATGCTGCTGATGCTGGGCATCGGCAGCATGCTGGGAAACACTGCCGCTATCCTCACGCCGCTGACTGACAGCAGGGTCATCGCCACCCGCTTCCCCAAGGAGGTGATCTCAG GTGTTGTGTGTTTCGTTAACTGTGTGATCAGCCTAATCTTCACCATGGAGGCCGGAAATTATTGGTTTGACATATTCAATGACTACGCAGCCACCCTCTCACTGCTGCTCATCGTGCTGGTAGAAACCATTGCTGTGTGTTATATCTATGGGATAAGAAG atttgaGAAAGATCTTTACACCATGATTGGACGCAAGCCAAACTGCTACTGGAAAATTATGTGGGCTTTTGCTAGTCCTTTGCTAATTATAAGCCTATTTATATTTTACCTCACTGACTATATCCTCACAGGAACGCTACAATACCAAGCGTGGGATGCCACACAG GGGCAGCTGGTGACAAAGGATTACCCAAGCTACGCCCTAGCCGTGATTGGGCTGCTGGTGGCGGCATCCACCATGTGCATACCCCTGGGAGCACTAGTAACTTTTATAAGGAAGAGACTGAAGAGGGAAAGGGTTTCAACTGTTGCGTGA
- the LZTFL1 gene encoding leucine zipper transcription factor-like protein 1 isoform X2 produces MAELGLNEHHQNEVINYMRFARFKRGLCLKTVDSCFQDLKDSRLVEETFTVDEVIDMLDGLRTVVHSEVESELINTTYTNVLLLRQLFSQAEKWYLKLQTDVSELENRELLEQVAEFEKSEFTSSNKKPSADLIKPKLAPLNEGGSELLNKTVACLQEENEKLKTRLKTIETQATAALDEKSKLEKSLKDLQMIQGDQKTNANQDITELENKVAALRCQFEKTLNDSTANQKFLEENLVTTKHDLLKLQDQLSTAEKELEKKFQQTSAYRNMKEILAKKNEQIKDLRKKLSKYEPED; encoded by the exons ATG GCAGAGCTAGGCCTTAATGAGCACCACCAGAATGAAGTGATCAACTACATGCGCTTTGCTCGTTTTAAGCGTGGCCTGTGTCTCAAAACAGTGGATTCTTGTTTTCAGGACCTTAAGGACAGCAG ACTTGTTGAGGAGACCTTCACAGTCGATGAGGTGATAGACATGCTGGATGGACTGCGGACTGTTGTACACAGTGAAGTGGAGTCAGAGCTCATAAATACAACTTACACCAATGTTTTACTTCTGCGGCAGCTCTTTTCGCAGGCTGAGAAATGGTACCTTAAGTTACAGACAGACGTCTCTGAATTGGAGAATCG agaaTTGTTGGAACAGGTCGCTGAGTTTGAAAAGTCAGAATTTACATCTTCGAACAAGAAG cCCAGTGCAGATCTCATTAAACCAAAACTGGCTCCATTAAATGAAGGTGGGTCAGAGCTGCTAAACAAG ACAGTTGCTTGTCtccaagaagaaaatgaaaaattgaagaCCAGACTCAAGACCATAGAAACACAG GCTACAGCTGCACTAGATGAGAAGTCCAAGCTAGAGAAGTCACTGAAGGATTTGCAGATGATCCAAGGAGATCAAAAG ACTAATGCAAACCAGGATATCACTGAACTGGAGAATAAGGTGGCAGCTTTGAGATGCCAGTTTGAGAAGACTTTGAATGACTCTACTGCAAACCAAAAATTCTTGGAAGAGAACTTGGTGACAACAAAACATGACTTGCTTAAGCTTCAGGATCAGCTATCCACAGCTGAAAAG GAATTGGAGAAGAAATTTCAGCAAACATCTGCTTATCGCAACATGAAAGAGATTCTCGCTAAGAAGAATGAACAGATAAAGGATCTACGTAAAAAGCTTTCCAA GTATGAGCCAGAGGACTAA
- the LZTFL1 gene encoding leucine zipper transcription factor-like protein 1 isoform X3, with product MAELGLNEHHQNEVINYMRFARFKRGLCLKTVDSCFQDLKDSRLVEETFTVDEVIDMLDGLRTVVHSEVESELINTTYTNVLLLRQLFSQAEKWYLKLQTDVSELENRELLEQVAEFEKSEFTSSNKKPSADLIKPKLAPLNEGGSELLNKTVACLQEENEKLKTRLKTIETQATAALDEKSKLEKSLKDLQMIQGDQKDITELENKVAALRCQFEKTLNDSTANQKFLEENLVTTKHDLLKLQDQLSTAEKELEKKFQQTSAYRNMKEILAKKNEQIKDLRKKLSKYEPED from the exons ATG GCAGAGCTAGGCCTTAATGAGCACCACCAGAATGAAGTGATCAACTACATGCGCTTTGCTCGTTTTAAGCGTGGCCTGTGTCTCAAAACAGTGGATTCTTGTTTTCAGGACCTTAAGGACAGCAG ACTTGTTGAGGAGACCTTCACAGTCGATGAGGTGATAGACATGCTGGATGGACTGCGGACTGTTGTACACAGTGAAGTGGAGTCAGAGCTCATAAATACAACTTACACCAATGTTTTACTTCTGCGGCAGCTCTTTTCGCAGGCTGAGAAATGGTACCTTAAGTTACAGACAGACGTCTCTGAATTGGAGAATCG agaaTTGTTGGAACAGGTCGCTGAGTTTGAAAAGTCAGAATTTACATCTTCGAACAAGAAG cCCAGTGCAGATCTCATTAAACCAAAACTGGCTCCATTAAATGAAGGTGGGTCAGAGCTGCTAAACAAG ACAGTTGCTTGTCtccaagaagaaaatgaaaaattgaagaCCAGACTCAAGACCATAGAAACACAG GCTACAGCTGCACTAGATGAGAAGTCCAAGCTAGAGAAGTCACTGAAGGATTTGCAGATGATCCAAGGAGATCAAAAG GATATCACTGAACTGGAGAATAAGGTGGCAGCTTTGAGATGCCAGTTTGAGAAGACTTTGAATGACTCTACTGCAAACCAAAAATTCTTGGAAGAGAACTTGGTGACAACAAAACATGACTTGCTTAAGCTTCAGGATCAGCTATCCACAGCTGAAAAG GAATTGGAGAAGAAATTTCAGCAAACATCTGCTTATCGCAACATGAAAGAGATTCTCGCTAAGAAGAATGAACAGATAAAGGATCTACGTAAAAAGCTTTCCAA GTATGAGCCAGAGGACTAA